A DNA window from Gallaecimonas pentaromativorans contains the following coding sequences:
- a CDS encoding TetR family transcriptional regulator has protein sequence MRRANNPDDKALRYRQILDCARTLHRDFQRLPTAAEMAGHLGLGKGTLYLYFRSREAIFLTLLEDDMRSWLERLETAVDTLPLPQAIDDLCRHIAGDEDSCRLAALAHGLIEHCDDLDAIQTFKRHMADAVARCAARVAKAAAMEERSIQALIQASHAMVVGLWQAANPPAAIRALPDATGLLVPDFSNTVRQALFALWQGWLTKHRH, from the coding sequence ATGCGACGCGCCAACAACCCCGACGACAAAGCCCTGCGCTACCGGCAGATCCTCGATTGCGCCCGCACCTTGCACCGTGATTTCCAGCGCCTGCCCACCGCCGCCGAAATGGCCGGGCACCTGGGCCTGGGCAAAGGCACCTTGTATCTGTATTTTCGCTCCCGCGAAGCCATTTTCCTGACCCTGCTGGAAGACGACATGCGCAGCTGGCTGGAGCGGCTGGAGACCGCCGTGGATACCCTGCCGCTGCCTCAGGCCATAGACGATTTGTGCCGCCACATTGCCGGCGACGAAGACAGCTGCCGCCTGGCAGCTCTGGCCCACGGCCTGATTGAGCACTGCGACGATCTGGACGCCATTCAGACCTTCAAGCGCCACATGGCCGATGCCGTGGCCCGCTGCGCCGCCCGGGTGGCCAAGGCCGCCGCCATGGAAGAGCGCAGTATCCAGGCCCTTATTCAGGCCAGCCACGCCATGGTGGTAGGGCTGTGGCAGGCCGCCAACCCGCCGGCCGCCATTCGCGCCCTGCCCGACGCCACCGGCCTTTTGGTACCGGATTTTTCCAACACGGTGCGCCAGGCGCTGTTTGCCCTGTGGCAAGGTTGGCTGACCAAGCACCGCCACTGA